Proteins encoded in a region of the Labrus bergylta chromosome 9, fLabBer1.1, whole genome shotgun sequence genome:
- the LOC109993518 gene encoding T-cell immunoglobulin and mucin domain-containing protein 4 has translation MRGLLYFLLFVLTQVCSSSTKVIGLFGHNVTLPCVYDFQTHGVVSFCWGRGKVPWSKCSNTVLSSQDSAVDIRQSPRYQLLGRVTDGDVSLTILNAELSDAGAYGCRVEIPGWLNDHKVNTQLVLEEAPEVQAVTEDWTFTSAEAQETLTTSESTNTEDDEPICGKNSIATSEEEFKAFLGVGNFGRVAAIFFLSIIVILVFIFRKGFLPRRTLEHLNTSAAENIYESVP, from the exons ATGCGTGGTCTTTTGTATTTTCTCCTCTTCGTCCTGACACAGG TGTGTTCCAGCTCAACAAAGGTCATTGGCCTCTTCGGGCACAATGTCACCCTACCCTGTGTGTATGACTTCCAAACTCATGGCGTCGTCAGCTTCTGTTGGGGACGAGGGAAGGTGCCCTGGTCCAAGTGCTCCAACACAGTCCTCTCCTCACAGGACAGCGCTGTAGACATAAGACAGTCCCCCAGGTACCAGCTGCTAGGCAGGGTGACGGACGGAGACGTGTCCCTGACCATCCTGAACGCTGAGCTGAGTGATGCTGGTGCGTACGGCTGCCGGGTGGAGATCCCCGGTTGGCTCAATGACCATAAGGTCAACACACAACTGGTCCTGGAGGAAG CTCCCGAGGTACAAGCTGTCACAGAGGACTGGACATTTACGTCTGCTGAGGCACAAG AAACCTTGACAACGTCTGAGTCTACTAATACAGAAGATGATGAGCCAATATGTGGGAAGAATAGCATTGCAACATCAGAG GAAGAATTCAAAGCGTTCCTGGGAGTGGGGAACTTCGGCCGGGTTGCAGctattttcttcctctccatAATCGTAATCCTCGTCTTTATTTTCC GGAAAGGATTTCTGCCGAGGAGGACACTTGAACATCTCAACACCTCCGCAGCTGAGAACATTTATGAGAGTGTGCCTTGA